A window from Gottschalkiaceae bacterium SANA encodes these proteins:
- a CDS encoding protein-export chaperone SecB, giving the protein MGCSLKFQHYRVENIDFRINEHFTHSEDESIPLNMKLHREIGMADNNHSFTVALSISIFDDAETKNYPFSLNSTVRGFFELDGAIDENGKQRDAFIERNSVAILFPYLRALVATITANSGVNQLDIPPINVVEMIENGDK; this is encoded by the coding sequence ATGGGTTGTTCACTTAAATTTCAACATTATAGAGTTGAAAATATTGATTTCCGTATAAATGAGCATTTTACGCATAGCGAGGACGAATCAATCCCTTTAAATATGAAATTGCATCGTGAAATTGGGATGGCGGATAATAATCATAGTTTTACTGTTGCGTTGTCAATAAGTATTTTTGATGATGCAGAAACAAAAAATTATCCATTTTCTTTAAATAGTACAGTAAGAGGATTTTTTGAATTAGATGGGGCTATTGACGAAAATGGAAAGCAAAGAGATGCTTTCATCGAGAGAAACTCAGTTGCAATTCTTTTTCCATACTTAAGAGCTTTAGTTGCAACAATTACTGCAAACTCTGGTGTGAATCAACTAGATATTCCTCCAATTAATGTTGTAGAGATGATTGAGAATGGTGACAAATAG
- a CDS encoding DNA adenine methylase translates to MNLFRMMKHHASELQRMLQYELSSRDEFEHYKHADLKGLTEIQRAIRFIYINSQSFAAKGGNYGYGTSTKPRGIVFGERNLQQIQRRLRNTYVENLDFEELIQKYDRKATMFFCDPPYYETAGYESEFSLKDQMRLVDCLKQIKGKFLVTINDHPKVREWYSWANIEEVNTAYSISRDKDACGKVKELIITNYEPAQIKMLF, encoded by the coding sequence GTGAATCTCTTCCGAATGATGAAACATCATGCGAGCGAGCTGCAAAGAATGCTTCAATATGAATTAAGCAGTAGGGATGAGTTTGAACACTACAAGCATGCGGATCTAAAAGGATTGACTGAGATCCAGCGTGCGATCCGCTTTATTTATATCAATAGTCAGAGCTTCGCGGCCAAGGGAGGGAATTATGGATATGGCACATCCACGAAGCCTCGAGGGATTGTCTTTGGCGAACGCAATCTTCAACAGATCCAGAGGCGATTGAGAAATACCTACGTTGAGAATCTGGATTTTGAAGAGCTAATACAGAAGTATGATCGGAAGGCTACCATGTTCTTCTGCGACCCGCCCTATTATGAAACGGCAGGATACGAATCAGAGTTTTCCTTGAAAGATCAAATGCGCCTAGTGGATTGTTTGAAGCAAATTAAGGGAAAGTTCCTTGTGACGATCAATGATCATCCAAAGGTTCGCGAGTGGTATTCCTGGGCAAATATAGAAGAAGTGAACACGGCTTATTCGATCAGCAGAGACAAAGATGCCTGCGGCAAGGTAAAGGAATTAATCATAACCAATTATGAACCGGCGCAGATCAAGATGTTGTTTTGA
- a CDS encoding site-specific integrase, with product MAAANPIRDKRVLKDITEYLKMQSDRDYILFLLGIYSGLRISDILKLKVSDVRDQEYFMVTEQKTGNIRKIIINPELRREIAKYVEEKDDEDYLIRSRENYNNPISRQRAYQIITEAGEKYGVRLSTHSMRKTFGYHFYLQCGERNALPVLMKIYGHRTELQTLDYIGVEQDYIDTSLRNFRY from the coding sequence ATGGCAGCGGCGAATCCGATCCGCGATAAGCGGGTGTTGAAAGACATAACCGAATACTTGAAGATGCAGAGTGATCGGGATTACATCCTGTTCCTGCTGGGGATCTATTCCGGACTTCGGATCAGCGATATACTGAAGCTGAAGGTGTCGGATGTTCGTGACCAAGAGTATTTTATGGTAACAGAGCAGAAGACGGGGAATATTCGGAAGATCATAATCAATCCGGAATTGAGGCGAGAGATTGCCAAGTATGTTGAAGAGAAAGATGATGAAGATTATCTGATCAGATCGAGGGAGAACTATAATAATCCGATCAGCCGGCAACGCGCTTATCAGATCATTACAGAAGCTGGAGAAAAGTATGGTGTCCGATTGAGTACGCATAGTATGCGGAAAACATTTGGGTACCATTTTTATTTGCAGTGTGGCGAGAGGAATGCATTGCCAGTCTTGATGAAGATCTACGGGCATAGGACTGAATTGCAAACATTGGACTACATTGGAGTGGAACAGGACTATATCGATACATCGTTGAGAAACTTTAGATATTGA
- a CDS encoding phage terminase small subunit P27 family, whose amino-acid sequence MGQPGRKPKPTALKSLQGNPGKRSLNKNEPEFEKYELDAKGTVKPPTHLDSLGKKEWKRIAPLLHKVGLLTKADEAALAAYCANFSRWVQAEKLVKVKGLTYTSDKGNIIQRPEVGIANTAMKLMVTFCKEFGLTPSSRTSLSMEQAEKMETPFASFIKGGRSG is encoded by the coding sequence TTGGGACAACCAGGAAGAAAACCAAAACCAACGGCTTTGAAATCGCTTCAGGGGAACCCGGGGAAACGGTCCCTGAATAAAAATGAGCCGGAATTTGAAAAATATGAATTGGACGCAAAGGGAACAGTTAAGCCCCCAACACATTTGGACAGCTTAGGCAAGAAGGAATGGAAGCGGATCGCTCCACTTCTTCACAAAGTTGGATTGTTAACCAAAGCAGATGAAGCGGCACTGGCAGCGTACTGCGCAAACTTCTCTCGATGGGTGCAGGCAGAGAAGCTGGTAAAAGTAAAAGGGCTGACTTATACGTCCGATAAGGGAAATATCATTCAACGTCCTGAAGTTGGGATTGCGAATACTGCGATGAAGTTGATGGTGACCTTCTGCAAAGAGTTTGGATTAACGCCAAGCTCTAGAACTTCATTGTCTATGGAGCAAGCTGAAAAGATGGAGACTCCCTTTGCTAGTTTCATAAAGGGTGGTCGAAGTGGATAG
- a CDS encoding ATP-binding protein has translation MTALNQILQSGIGTISNQGAMQRKSQTQYKCPYCNDSGWEIVIKDDGREVCRPCECLKRKKAISALKDSGIAEAFQDRTLDNYIPKNEVQEVALSRSKRFVEIFGEYDNMHMNFMLMGQNGAGKTHLSIGIANALIKKNVLVRYVTFQDLLATFANAKKEKDLYKVINQYKDAELLVIDDIFRTTIREWNGQKNPLMSHIDSMFQIIDYRYFKKKGIVVTCEKTIEELRNMDRAITGRLVEYARGNIVEFKDPKLDHRFYGR, from the coding sequence ATGACAGCGTTGAACCAGATCTTGCAGAGCGGGATTGGAACAATTTCTAATCAGGGTGCAATGCAAAGAAAGTCACAAACGCAGTATAAATGCCCATATTGTAATGATTCGGGTTGGGAGATTGTCATCAAGGATGATGGGCGGGAAGTATGCAGGCCATGCGAGTGTTTGAAACGTAAGAAGGCGATCAGTGCTTTGAAGGATTCAGGGATTGCAGAGGCTTTTCAGGATCGGACCCTGGATAATTACATCCCCAAGAATGAGGTTCAGGAAGTTGCATTGAGTCGGTCTAAACGGTTTGTTGAGATCTTTGGGGAGTATGATAACATGCATATGAATTTTATGTTGATGGGGCAAAATGGCGCGGGTAAAACTCATTTATCAATCGGGATAGCAAATGCTTTGATTAAGAAGAATGTGTTGGTGCGTTATGTGACATTCCAAGATTTGCTCGCTACCTTTGCAAATGCCAAGAAAGAAAAGGATCTGTATAAAGTGATCAATCAGTACAAGGATGCTGAGCTTTTAGTAATTGACGATATCTTCAGGACAACGATCCGAGAGTGGAATGGTCAGAAAAATCCTTTGATGAGTCATATCGACTCTATGTTTCAGATCATTGATTATCGCTATTTTAAGAAAAAGGGAATTGTGGTTACCTGCGAAAAAACGATTGAAGAATTACGAAATATGGATCGAGCAATTACAGGACGATTGGTTGAGTATGCCCGCGGCAATATCGTTGAATTCAAGGATCCAAAGCTGGATCACAGGTTTTATGGCCGGTAG
- a CDS encoding phage major tail protein, TP901-1 family, whose protein sequence is MSLAAKNLRIKTGVNPIKGLNDASFNLNGETIDVTTFESAGWKERISGLKDFAMSLSGFYEKDDALGQGALQAALLNGTSISVDYLVDGAAGFRGDYLVTSFETGASASGEVTASYSLESTGALTII, encoded by the coding sequence ATGAGTTTAGCTGCAAAGAATTTGAGAATCAAAACGGGAGTCAATCCGATTAAGGGATTGAACGATGCAAGTTTCAACTTGAATGGAGAAACGATTGATGTAACCACTTTTGAAAGTGCTGGGTGGAAAGAACGAATCTCAGGACTCAAGGATTTTGCCATGAGCTTGAGTGGATTCTATGAAAAGGATGATGCCTTGGGGCAAGGTGCTCTTCAGGCTGCGCTCTTAAATGGCACATCAATCTCAGTGGATTATCTGGTGGATGGTGCAGCAGGATTCCGGGGCGATTACCTGGTAACGAGTTTTGAAACGGGTGCATCTGCATCCGGAGAAGTAACCGCTTCTTACTCATTAGAATCAACGGGTGCTTTGACAATTATTTAG
- a CDS encoding PH domain-containing protein: MIDFDNKKYLKLSPVSIESGTNKIIEFLIEGEEVIGAYKSMRDMVIFTSKRIVAVNVQGITGKKIDYSSLAYSKIQAFSVETAGTFDLDSELEVWFSGLGKMKFEFKGNVNIRGICKVISEYTL; this comes from the coding sequence ATGATAGATTTTGATAACAAGAAGTATCTTAAACTTAGTCCAGTGAGTATAGAATCTGGAACAAACAAGATTATAGAATTTTTAATAGAGGGTGAAGAGGTCATTGGTGCTTATAAATCAATGCGGGATATGGTTATTTTTACATCAAAAAGAATTGTGGCGGTGAATGTTCAGGGCATTACTGGAAAGAAAATTGATTATTCTTCACTTGCGTACAGCAAGATTCAAGCGTTTTCCGTTGAGACAGCAGGTACATTTGATTTAGATAGTGAATTAGAAGTGTGGTTCAGTGGGCTAGGAAAGATGAAATTTGAATTTAAAGGAAATGTTAATATTCGTGGCATCTGTAAAGTTATTAGTGAATATACTTTATAG
- a CDS encoding single-stranded DNA-binding protein — translation MNKCIEMGRLSVDVSLDYEALNGTPLATTQLAVDRGYSKDMRAKREQQGKPITDFFLVKAIGAPAVFLSKYSKKGKRVLIEGKLRSGSYDRDGVRHYVTEIMAERVEIIDWASQKKQPAEPDQKVAEDPMAGFENFQNDDEIPF, via the coding sequence ATGAATAAATGTATAGAGATGGGACGGCTTTCAGTAGATGTAAGTTTGGACTACGAAGCACTAAATGGAACCCCATTGGCGACAACTCAGTTAGCAGTGGATAGGGGATATTCAAAAGATATGAGAGCGAAACGAGAGCAACAAGGAAAGCCGATCACGGATTTCTTCTTGGTGAAGGCAATTGGAGCCCCAGCGGTATTTCTTTCAAAGTACTCGAAGAAAGGGAAGCGGGTTCTTATCGAAGGGAAGCTTCGAAGTGGTTCATATGATCGAGATGGAGTACGTCATTATGTGACAGAGATCATGGCCGAACGGGTGGAGATTATTGATTGGGCGAGTCAAAAGAAACAACCTGCTGAACCGGATCAGAAAGTAGCTGAAGATCCAATGGCAGGATTCGAAAATTTTCAAAATGATGATGAGATTCCATTCTAG
- a CDS encoding head-tail connector protein — protein MSTKLIAPAVTLPVELALVKQHLRLDVEDLSEDVLLNQFIRAAEGICEQYQGRVYSKKTYRNFSDHIPSFVKLPFPPLAAVVDVKLKLQDGTELTIPSADYYVDTASFCGRMIMKDPWKYAGFEIEPSGFQITFESGYEKIPESYAQALLLVIGQFYENRENLSPVNLFEIPFGVKALLAADRVVNV, from the coding sequence GTGTCTACCAAGTTGATTGCACCGGCCGTTACTTTGCCGGTGGAACTTGCTTTAGTAAAACAGCATCTTCGATTGGACGTGGAGGATTTGTCTGAAGATGTTTTATTGAATCAGTTTATCAGAGCAGCGGAAGGAATCTGCGAGCAGTACCAGGGGCGAGTGTATTCAAAAAAGACCTATCGAAACTTTTCTGACCACATTCCTTCATTCGTGAAATTGCCATTTCCTCCTTTGGCAGCAGTAGTGGATGTGAAGTTGAAACTTCAAGATGGTACAGAGCTTACGATTCCTTCTGCTGATTATTATGTGGATACGGCTTCTTTTTGTGGCCGGATGATTATGAAGGACCCATGGAAGTATGCAGGATTTGAGATCGAGCCATCAGGCTTTCAAATCACCTTTGAATCGGGATATGAGAAAATCCCGGAGTCTTATGCACAGGCATTGCTTCTCGTCATTGGCCAGTTCTATGAGAATCGAGAGAACTTGTCTCCTGTGAATCTTTTTGAGATTCCATTTGGTGTGAAGGCATTACTGGCAGCTGATCGGGTGGTGAATGTATGA
- a CDS encoding phage portal protein — MGFFGKLVERRGDSIANPSNSTVSFLTGGMQSYTGKVVTEGNALTYSGVLACVNVISDTIASLPLFLYEKNQDTRTKARDHPLYGLLHDQPNPEMTSTSFRSMMQAHLLLWGNAYAEIQWGNDGYPKALWPLNPATTTLEREQGTRKLRYRVSLPNGKQVILPAENVLHLVGLTLDGVQGISPIGLAREAIGLGLSAEEFGSRFFGNNATPGGVLEHPKVLGKDAQSNLKESWNEMHQGLENSHRIAILEEGLTYKQIGIPQKDAQFLETRKFQLEEIARIYRVPQHLIGVLDKATFSNIEHQDISFVKHTIRPWLVRWEQSMVRSLLTSIERKRYSIEYNVDGLLRGDINTRYKGYHFAINDGWMSGNDVRKLENMELKDGLDEYFINGNMRPVKEILQGGEKSE; from the coding sequence ATGGGATTTTTCGGAAAGCTTGTAGAGAGGCGCGGTGATTCAATTGCAAATCCATCGAATTCGACGGTGAGTTTCTTGACTGGTGGCATGCAGAGCTATACCGGCAAGGTGGTTACAGAAGGGAATGCGCTGACCTATTCGGGGGTGCTTGCCTGTGTAAATGTGATCAGTGATACAATCGCATCTTTGCCGTTGTTTCTCTATGAGAAGAATCAAGACACTCGCACCAAGGCCAGAGATCATCCCTTGTATGGTTTGCTGCATGATCAACCAAATCCTGAAATGACTTCAACATCCTTTCGATCGATGATGCAGGCACACCTTTTATTATGGGGGAATGCCTATGCGGAGATTCAGTGGGGAAATGATGGATATCCAAAAGCATTGTGGCCATTGAATCCGGCTACAACGACTTTGGAACGGGAGCAAGGAACCAGGAAGCTTCGCTACCGGGTCTCACTTCCCAATGGGAAACAGGTGATACTACCTGCTGAAAATGTTCTTCATTTGGTAGGACTGACACTCGATGGGGTTCAAGGGATTTCTCCAATTGGGTTAGCCAGGGAAGCAATTGGCCTGGGGCTTTCAGCTGAAGAATTTGGATCCCGATTCTTTGGGAACAATGCAACCCCAGGAGGTGTGCTTGAGCATCCAAAGGTTTTAGGAAAGGATGCGCAGAGTAATCTAAAAGAGTCATGGAATGAAATGCATCAAGGACTTGAGAACTCACATCGAATTGCGATTCTAGAAGAGGGCTTAACCTATAAGCAAATTGGGATCCCTCAGAAGGATGCGCAATTTCTTGAGACTCGCAAGTTTCAGCTGGAAGAAATCGCAAGAATTTACCGGGTACCGCAGCACTTGATTGGAGTTTTAGACAAAGCGACTTTCTCAAACATTGAGCATCAGGACATTTCTTTTGTGAAGCACACGATTCGTCCTTGGTTGGTTCGATGGGAACAGTCGATGGTTCGATCTCTTTTAACATCGATTGAGAGAAAGCGGTATTCAATCGAATACAACGTGGATGGCCTCCTTCGAGGGGATATTAATACGCGGTACAAAGGATATCATTTTGCGATCAATGATGGTTGGATGAGTGGAAACGATGTGAGGAAGCTCGAAAACATGGAGCTAAAAGATGGATTGGATGAATACTTCATCAATGGAAACATGAGACCGGTGAAGGAAATTCTTCAGGGGGGTGAGAAGAGTGAATAG
- a CDS encoding response regulator transcription factor — MNETILVVEDELKIARFLELELKYEGYTVTSVHDGRSGLDAILNGSPDLVILDLMLPGMNGMEVCRRVRQSSQVPIIMLTAKDETMDKVMGLDVGADDYMTKPFAIEELLARMRRIFRSHEQTPIVSNVKKLCAGDLCLDSDCHEVHFQDTLITLTKKEFELCQLLMENLNHVLTREQIIERIWGYDYYGDIKIVDVYIRTLRTKIDEVFDKKFFHTVRGVGYIFKVE; from the coding sequence ATGAATGAGACGATTTTAGTCGTTGAAGATGAGTTGAAGATTGCTAGATTCTTGGAATTGGAATTAAAATATGAAGGATATACGGTAACGTCTGTTCATGATGGGCGGTCTGGTTTGGATGCAATTTTGAACGGATCCCCTGATTTGGTTATTCTGGATTTGATGCTTCCGGGTATGAATGGAATGGAAGTCTGCAGGCGTGTGCGTCAAAGCTCGCAGGTACCGATTATTATGCTAACAGCAAAGGATGAAACCATGGACAAAGTCATGGGGCTAGATGTTGGAGCGGATGATTATATGACAAAACCCTTCGCCATTGAAGAATTGCTGGCACGGATGCGCCGGATTTTTCGTTCTCACGAACAGACGCCGATTGTGTCGAATGTAAAGAAACTCTGCGCAGGAGACCTGTGTTTGGATTCGGATTGTCATGAAGTTCATTTTCAAGATACATTGATTACCTTGACGAAAAAGGAATTTGAACTTTGCCAATTGCTGATGGAAAATCTTAATCATGTTTTGACCCGTGAACAGATTATTGAGCGGATTTGGGGCTATGATTATTATGGGGATATCAAGATTGTAGACGTTTATATTCGGACTCTTCGTACAAAAATTGACGAGGTCTTTGATAAAAAGTTCTTTCATACCGTACGTGGAGTCGGTTATATATTTAAGGTGGAGTAA
- a CDS encoding terminase large subunit gives MDRTTKYAREVLAGNIPANELVKLACKRHMNDLKKSVRKKYPYKFDKELADRAINFFPFLKHTTGEWAGRPIELELWQCFIVGSVFGWVRKADGVRRFRTAYVQVPRKNGKSTLAAGIALYGLLADGEARAEIYSAATKRDQAKIIFEEAKRMVMTSSELKSMVDIYKLNLSVPATFSKFEPLASEADSLDGLNVYFALIDELHAHKTRELWDVLETATGARRQPLMFPITTAGFNHNGICYEQYEYSTKILKNTAGMEDDRYFAYIAQMDPEDDWRDPKTWAKANPNLGVSVKLEDLEAKVKKAMEIPAAQNNFLCKHLNVWVNSEVRWMDMEKWRKCPTLSKEEVKALKLEEIPCIVGVDLSATTDITSINFEFSLPDGRVFVHSHSFIPEDKVDEKIKRDKVPYRLWEKQGFLTFTPGGVVDYDWIISYIMTKAEIWDIKEICYDPWNATQMANTLTNEGFLCVEIRQGYKTLSEPTKDVYKLVLRGKYIHNNNPVLSWAMSNAVAVSDPAGNIKLDKSKAQYRIDPAVAAVISHVRAILRPYENESRSVYSERGIAFI, from the coding sequence GTGGATAGAACAACCAAGTATGCCAGGGAAGTTTTAGCAGGTAATATTCCGGCCAATGAACTGGTGAAGTTGGCCTGTAAGCGTCACATGAATGATCTGAAGAAGTCGGTTCGGAAAAAGTATCCGTATAAGTTTGATAAGGAACTTGCGGATCGAGCGATCAACTTCTTCCCATTCTTGAAGCACACTACTGGTGAGTGGGCAGGCCGGCCAATTGAATTGGAACTCTGGCAGTGCTTTATCGTTGGATCCGTCTTCGGATGGGTCCGAAAAGCAGATGGGGTACGCCGCTTTCGAACGGCCTATGTCCAGGTACCCAGGAAGAATGGAAAGTCTACTTTAGCTGCAGGTATTGCCCTTTATGGTTTGCTGGCAGATGGAGAGGCTAGAGCGGAGATTTATTCCGCTGCCACCAAGCGTGACCAGGCAAAAATTATATTTGAAGAAGCCAAGCGGATGGTTATGACATCCAGCGAGCTGAAAAGCATGGTTGATATTTACAAGCTTAATTTGAGTGTGCCGGCTACCTTCAGTAAGTTTGAACCATTGGCTTCAGAAGCGGATAGTCTGGATGGATTGAATGTTTACTTTGCACTGATTGATGAGTTGCATGCCCATAAAACGCGTGAACTGTGGGACGTTCTTGAAACAGCAACCGGGGCGAGGCGACAACCATTGATGTTCCCGATCACGACAGCCGGCTTTAATCACAACGGCATCTGCTATGAGCAGTATGAATATTCAACAAAGATTTTAAAGAATACAGCTGGCATGGAAGATGATCGCTACTTTGCTTATATCGCTCAGATGGATCCGGAAGATGATTGGCGAGATCCTAAAACGTGGGCCAAGGCGAATCCGAACCTCGGGGTTTCGGTGAAGCTTGAGGATCTGGAAGCAAAAGTGAAAAAGGCCATGGAGATTCCAGCAGCGCAAAATAACTTCTTGTGCAAGCATTTGAATGTTTGGGTGAATAGTGAAGTACGCTGGATGGATATGGAGAAGTGGCGCAAGTGTCCAACATTGTCCAAGGAAGAAGTAAAGGCTCTGAAGCTTGAAGAAATTCCTTGTATTGTGGGTGTGGATTTATCTGCTACTACAGATATTACGAGTATCAACTTTGAATTTTCTTTGCCGGATGGCCGTGTATTTGTTCACAGTCATTCATTTATTCCGGAAGACAAGGTAGATGAGAAGATCAAGCGTGATAAGGTACCATATCGATTATGGGAGAAGCAAGGATTCTTGACGTTCACTCCTGGAGGCGTGGTTGATTATGATTGGATCATTTCATACATTATGACCAAAGCTGAGATTTGGGATATCAAAGAAATTTGCTATGATCCATGGAATGCAACACAGATGGCTAACACCTTGACCAACGAAGGTTTCCTTTGTGTGGAGATTCGCCAAGGGTATAAGACGCTTTCAGAACCGACCAAGGATGTGTACAAGTTGGTTCTTCGGGGCAAATACATTCACAACAATAATCCGGTGTTGTCCTGGGCAATGAGTAATGCGGTTGCTGTTTCGGATCCAGCCGGCAATATCAAACTGGACAAATCGAAAGCACAGTACCGAATTGATCCTGCAGTTGCAGCAGTGATTAGCCATGTGCGCGCGATTCTTCGACCTTATGAAAATGAATCGAGAAGCGTGTATTCAGAAAGAGGGATTGCATTTATATGA